One segment of Echeneis naucrates chromosome 15, fEcheNa1.1, whole genome shotgun sequence DNA contains the following:
- the slx4ip gene encoding protein SLX4IP: MAKGSEVGRRVKLLIEFGPCAQLGAAQCGNFAVLVDLHVQPLGGQEDASWFTMDHIEEVAALVKDAVDQRVKQYTESFHKRRQFKQKKELAPASAFFVKGEKFNLVANFLKQHYNLRCIVKQHYGDLHVFPERYVVCVSCSEDATAHHGNPSLAATEPSEPSRSEYFSRVGETQEALNNSTKTKTVLQKIAKQASVRQELCGSSMGEQQTDQRWEVTAESSPTAPRSKQNAPPEADHEIPSALTEVVIQIGSTTKRGLTQEQQTEESPPDIINPNGASVSFWQQETSQETSKSKRCKLSNAGEDPHPLRANGTCLGSPPAAVQTHSTECSTQTSKHDLLPPPPLPPLEAKAESKAFPVSKCKKTTLEVELLTPGKRAQRLPLTSNNTAQTNQNRLAASLRGLSVNPASSGSSISSRSALGEEGREIVPRTSRLRRLKRS, translated from the exons ATGGCAAAGGGCAGCGAAGTGGGGAGGCGAGTGAAGCTCCTCATAGAGTTTGGGCCCTGTGCCCAACTTGGTGCAGCACAG TGTGGGAACTTTGCTGTGCTGGTGGATCTCCACGTTCAGCCCCTGGGCGGCCAAGAGGACGCCAGCTGGTTTACTATGGACCACATCGAG GAGGTTGCAGCCCTGGTTAAAGATGCCGTGGACCAGAGGGTTAAACAATACACAGAGTCCTTCCACAAAAGAAGACAGTTCAAACAGAAGAAGGAACTCGCGCCGgcttcagctttttttgtgAAAG gGGAAAAGTTCAACTTGGTTGCCAATTTCCTGAAGCAGCACTACAACCTCCGATGTATTGTCAAGCAGCACTATGGGG ATCTGCACGTGTTTCCTGAGCgatatgttgtgtgtgtgagctgctcaGAGGATGCCACAGCACACCATGGAAACCCGAGCCTGGCCGCG ACTGAGCCGAGTGAACCAAGCAGATCTGAATATTTTTCCAGAGTGGGAGAAACCCAAGAGGCTTTAAACAactccacaaaaacaaagactgtgCTTCAAAAGAT AGCCAAACAAGCGAGTGTCCGGCAAGAGCTGTGTGGCTCCAGTATGGGAGAGCAACAAACTGACCAAAGATGGGAAGTGACAGCTGAATCAAGCCCCACAGCCCCCAGATCTAAGCAGAATGCCCCCCCAGAGGCGGACCATGAGATCCCAAGTGCTCTAACTGAAGTCGTGATCCAGATCGGCAGTACCACAAAGCGTGGCCTGACCCAGGAGCAGCAGACTGAGGAGAGTCCTCCAGACATCATTAACCCAAATGGGGCCTCAGTAAGTTTCTGGCAACAAGAAACCAGCCAGGAGACCAGCAAGAGCAAGAGGTGCAAGCTGAGCAACGCAGGGGAAGACCCTCACCCACTGCGGGCCAACGGGACGTGCCTTGGAAGCCCTCCAGCCGCAGTGCAAACTCACTCCACCGAGTGCTCCACGCAAACATCCAAGCATGACCTTCTTCCTCCGCCGCCCCTTCCTCCACTCGAAGCCAAGGCTGAGTCCAAGGCTTTCCCAGTCTCCAAGTGTAAGAAAACCACACTGGAAGTAGAGCTGCTTACTCCAGGGAAACGGGCCCAGAGGCTCCCCCTCACAAGCAATAACACGGCACAGACAAACCAAAACAGGCTGGCCGCAAGTCTGAGGGGCCTATCTGTCAACCCTGCATCCTCAGGCTCCTCTATTAGTTCCAGATCCGCACTcggagaggaggggagagaaattGTGCCCAGAACCTCTAGATTACGGCGGCTGAAGAGGTCCTGA
- the mkks gene encoding molecular chaperone MKKS isoform X1, with product MARLVRKSPSLCTDLPLDNDDISTKLNLLRKLLTSCFGPTGKLKQVHNNVGGHVVTTSTSSVLLPAVSSSQPFVNLIKTSILNHVSRFSDCGLFAAALCLALTERAKQSGLGGNVAIGLNQHLLSLCVGYLQRDDCGCKVKLDFCSSQNLMTLARSVISSKPACVLTEQETLHLSRLAVQAFLLTVPCDSPGTVTLGRTVTVPVEGHSVLNSAVFPGLLVDITDAIYPIKAGTLNSNLLCTVLFSASLAGDLSELGDGIIEVHDGADPDSQILDQLLEIGKQVVKDEVKLFLCQKVIHPVLQQYLRSQGIIVIERLGMSLMEPLIQMTGAQPVAALHTTLPVKAYGKVRELTLRQFGSKTMLQLHPPGESAICTMVLCHRNETMLSELKVVCLKTEHVLRLTLREPSALLGGGCTETHLAAYIRHKSMSKAAETALELGCSQTEYHLGTEVFCRSLESVAAALEHNGGNSLIDLTHAHHWILPADVMREYGEESFGFCGCGLVESSPSKRWTYLNTNYTEFSPESLCGNATQQPRVLDSFVAKLNALQVAVETANLALDVRYIIQDVN from the exons ATGGCTCGCCTTGTGAGGAAATCTCCATCTCTGTGTACGGACCTTCCGCTGGACAATGATGATATCTCCACCAAACTCAATTTGCTGAGGAAGCTTCTGACATCTTGTTTTGGCCCAACGGGCAAACTGAAACAAGTTCACAACAACGTTGGAGGACACGTTGTTACGACCTCGACCTCCTCGGTTCTCCTTCCAGCCGTTTCCTCCTCGCAGCCTTTCGTCAATCTGATAAAAACCTCGATCCTCAACCACGTTTCTCGTTTTAGTGACTGCGGGTTGTTTGCTGCTGCCCTGTGTTTGGCTCTCACAGAGCGGGCAAAGCAATCTGGTCTCGGTGGCAATGTGGCCATCGGACTGAACCAGCACCTGCTGAGTCTGTGCGTCGGCTACCTGCAGCGAGATGACTGTGGTTGCAAAGTGAAGCTGGATTTCTGCAGCAGCCAGAATCTGATGACTTTAGCTCGCAGCGTCATCTCCAGCAAGCCAGCGTGTGTGTTAACAGAGCAGGAGACACTTCACCTCAGCAGGTTGGCTGTGCAAGCGTTCTTGCTGACTGTTCCTTGCGACAGCCCAGGCACAGTCACACTGGGCAGGACGGTGACTGTCCCTGTGGAGGGGCACTCTGTGCTAAACTCTGCAGTGTTTCCAGGTTTACTGGTGGACATTACTGATGCCATTTACCCCATCAAGGCAGGGACCTTGAATTCAAACCTGCTCTGTACAGTGTTGTTCAGTGCGTCCCTTGCAGGAGACCTTTCTGAACTAGGAGATGGGATAATTGAAGTGCATGATGGTGCTGACCCTGATTCCCAGATCCTGGATCAACTCTTGGAGATCGGTAAGCAGGTTGTTAAGGATGAGGTGAAGCTGTTTCTGTGCCAGAAGGTCATCCACCCAGTCCTACAGCAATACCTCAGGAGTCAAGGTATCATTGTGATAGAGAGACTTGGAATGTCTCTCATGGAGCCATTAATTCAGATGACAG GGGCTCAACCTGTGGCAGCACTACATACCACACTCCCAGTCAAGGCTTATGGGAAGGTGAGGGAGCTCACTCTGAGGCAGTTTGGATCCAAAACTATGCTACAATTACATCCTCCTGGGGAGTCAGCAATTTGCACAATGGTCCTCTGCCACAGGAATGAGACAATGCTAAGTGAGCTGAAG GTGGTGTGCCTGAAGACAGAACATGTTTTGAGGCTCACCCTAAGGGAACCCTCTGCATTACTTGGAGGTGGCTGTACTGAGACCCACTTAGCTGCTTACATCAGACACAAG agCATGAGCAAAGCGGCAGAGACAGCATTGGAATTGGGGTGCTCACAGACAGAATACCATCTCGGCACGGAGGTATTCTGTCGCTCACTGGAGTCTGTAGCTGCAGCGCTGGAGCACAATGGTGGAAATTCTTTGATCGATCTGACTCATGCACACCACTGGATCCTCCCTGCAGATGTCATGAGAGAATACGGGGAGgaaagttttggtttttgtggcTGTGGACTGGTGGAAAGTAGCCCAAGTAAGAGGTGGACCTATCTAAACACTAACTACACAGAGTTCTCACCTGAATCTCTGTGTGGAAACGCCACTCAGCAGCCACGTGTGCTAGACTCTTTTGTGGCTAAACTTAATGCGTTACAAGTTGCTGTAGAAACAGCTAATCTTGCATTAGATGTAAGATATATAATACAAGACGTGAACTAG
- the mkks gene encoding molecular chaperone MKKS isoform X2, translating to MARLVRKSPSLCTDLPLDNDDISTKLNLLRKLLTSCFGPTGKLKQVHNNVGGHVVTTSTSSVLLPAVSSSQPFVNLIKTSILNHVSRFSDCGLFAAALCLALTERAKQSGLGGNVAIGLNQHLLSLCVGYLQRDDCGCKVKLDFCSSQNLMTLARSVISSKPACVLTEQETLHLSRLAVQAFLLTVPCDSPGTVTLGRTVTVPVEGHSVLNSAVFPGLLVDITDAIYPIKAGTLNSNLLCTVLFSASLAGDLSELGDGIIEVHDGADPDSQILDQLLEIGAQPVAALHTTLPVKAYGKVRELTLRQFGSKTMLQLHPPGESAICTMVLCHRNETMLSELKVVCLKTEHVLRLTLREPSALLGGGCTETHLAAYIRHKSMSKAAETALELGCSQTEYHLGTEVFCRSLESVAAALEHNGGNSLIDLTHAHHWILPADVMREYGEESFGFCGCGLVESSPSKRWTYLNTNYTEFSPESLCGNATQQPRVLDSFVAKLNALQVAVETANLALDVRYIIQDVN from the exons ATGGCTCGCCTTGTGAGGAAATCTCCATCTCTGTGTACGGACCTTCCGCTGGACAATGATGATATCTCCACCAAACTCAATTTGCTGAGGAAGCTTCTGACATCTTGTTTTGGCCCAACGGGCAAACTGAAACAAGTTCACAACAACGTTGGAGGACACGTTGTTACGACCTCGACCTCCTCGGTTCTCCTTCCAGCCGTTTCCTCCTCGCAGCCTTTCGTCAATCTGATAAAAACCTCGATCCTCAACCACGTTTCTCGTTTTAGTGACTGCGGGTTGTTTGCTGCTGCCCTGTGTTTGGCTCTCACAGAGCGGGCAAAGCAATCTGGTCTCGGTGGCAATGTGGCCATCGGACTGAACCAGCACCTGCTGAGTCTGTGCGTCGGCTACCTGCAGCGAGATGACTGTGGTTGCAAAGTGAAGCTGGATTTCTGCAGCAGCCAGAATCTGATGACTTTAGCTCGCAGCGTCATCTCCAGCAAGCCAGCGTGTGTGTTAACAGAGCAGGAGACACTTCACCTCAGCAGGTTGGCTGTGCAAGCGTTCTTGCTGACTGTTCCTTGCGACAGCCCAGGCACAGTCACACTGGGCAGGACGGTGACTGTCCCTGTGGAGGGGCACTCTGTGCTAAACTCTGCAGTGTTTCCAGGTTTACTGGTGGACATTACTGATGCCATTTACCCCATCAAGGCAGGGACCTTGAATTCAAACCTGCTCTGTACAGTGTTGTTCAGTGCGTCCCTTGCAGGAGACCTTTCTGAACTAGGAGATGGGATAATTGAAGTGCATGATGGTGCTGACCCTGATTCCCAGATCCTGGATCAACTCTTGGAGATCG GGGCTCAACCTGTGGCAGCACTACATACCACACTCCCAGTCAAGGCTTATGGGAAGGTGAGGGAGCTCACTCTGAGGCAGTTTGGATCCAAAACTATGCTACAATTACATCCTCCTGGGGAGTCAGCAATTTGCACAATGGTCCTCTGCCACAGGAATGAGACAATGCTAAGTGAGCTGAAG GTGGTGTGCCTGAAGACAGAACATGTTTTGAGGCTCACCCTAAGGGAACCCTCTGCATTACTTGGAGGTGGCTGTACTGAGACCCACTTAGCTGCTTACATCAGACACAAG agCATGAGCAAAGCGGCAGAGACAGCATTGGAATTGGGGTGCTCACAGACAGAATACCATCTCGGCACGGAGGTATTCTGTCGCTCACTGGAGTCTGTAGCTGCAGCGCTGGAGCACAATGGTGGAAATTCTTTGATCGATCTGACTCATGCACACCACTGGATCCTCCCTGCAGATGTCATGAGAGAATACGGGGAGgaaagttttggtttttgtggcTGTGGACTGGTGGAAAGTAGCCCAAGTAAGAGGTGGACCTATCTAAACACTAACTACACAGAGTTCTCACCTGAATCTCTGTGTGGAAACGCCACTCAGCAGCCACGTGTGCTAGACTCTTTTGTGGCTAAACTTAATGCGTTACAAGTTGCTGTAGAAACAGCTAATCTTGCATTAGATGTAAGATATATAATACAAGACGTGAACTAG